CAGCGGGGAAATTGATGTTCTCCGGCACTCGGCAAACGTCGCTGCGCTCCAGTTTCTTAGCCATGGCTGTCAAATCGTGTCGTTAAATTAGTTATAAACTTACAACGCCTATTCCCTCACCTTTTAAATCAGAAACAAAACCAATTTGCGGCGTTTTTTGCGTGGCACACAACGTGCACTATGGTATGGAACTACTGGTTCCTCCATTCGCTCCGCCGATCATCGGCTGTTCTTATCGATAGTTAGTACCAGCTGACAAAAACCTGCActgaacaaaaatgtttaatatccactaataatgtttttttggCATCAAGATGGTATGAAAATGTTCTCCCATTTGTGGACAGAAAAATTATCTATGTTTAGTATAATAAACTAAATGCAATGAAACATATATGTTCatgaaaaattacatttttaatttaatttaattttatatatcttcataTTGAATTATGTGAGAAtagctttttaaaataacttgtTATATGAGGAAATGTCAAAATTGTTATGGCTATAGATCCCCAATTAATGGGACCATTATAAAAGttctttttgaaaaactgTTGAAATGTAGATTTGATGAATATCCTcgttaactatattttatgataaagaAAAAATCTCCAAAATTCCAGCTATATTTTATCGATGGTTGTATATCGTTACTATCGACCAACACTAGCCCGAAAATAAGAAGAAGAGTAATGTGTACACTTTTGTGTCGCTCTTTTTTGGCCAATTTAATAATCTGAAAAGAATAAGTTAAGGGCTGATTAGGGCTTATTGTCTGCCAAAAAAGTTCGCCAGCGCACATTTGTGTTCTGGGGTCCACCGAAAAGTCGCCTTCAGCCACTCGTCGTCGCGAACAGCCAGCGGACATGGCACGCCCAATTTTTCCGAACCAGCAGAAGATAGCTGAGAAACTAATCATCTTGAATGACCGAGGCCTGGGCATTCTAACGCGGATTTACAACATTAAGAAGGCCTGCGGCGACACGAAGTCGAAGCCGGGCTTCCTCTCCGAGAAGTCGCTGGAGTCAAGCATCAAGTTTATTGTGAAGCGATTCCCTAACATCGACGTCAAGGGCCTAAATGCTATTGTGAACATCAAGGCGGAGATCATAAAGTCGCTGTCCCTGTACTACCACACATTCGTGGATCTCCTGGACTTTAAGGACAATGTGTGCGAGCTGCTCACCACGATGGACGCCTGTCAGATCCACCTGGACATTACGCTGAATTTCGAACTGACCAAGTACTACCTGGACTTGGTGGTGACCTACGTGTCCCTGATGATCGTTCTGTCCAGGGTCGAGGATCGCAAGGCGGTGCTGGGTCTTTACAACGCCGCCTACGAGCTGCAAAACAACCAGGCGGACACCGGCTTCCCCCGCCTGGGGCAGATGATCCTGGACTACGAGGTACCGCTCAAAAAGCTGGCAGAGGAATTCATTCCCCACCAGCGCTTGCTCACAAGTGCGCTTCGCTCTCTGACATCCATCTATGCACTGCGAAACTTACCCGCAGACAAGTGGAGGGAAATGCAGAAGCTCAGTCTGGTTGGCAATCCGGCCATACTCCTTAAGGCCGTCCGCACGGACACCATGTCCTGCGAGTATATTTCCTTGGAGGCAATGGACCGCTGGATAATCTTCGGCCTGCTGCTGAACCATCAAATGCTGGGACAGTACCCGGAGGTTAACAAGATCTGGCTGTCGGCCCTGGAGTCCAGCTGGGTTGTGGCACTGTTCCGGGATGAGGTTCTGCAAATCCACCAATACATTCAGGCCACCTTTGACGGAATTAAGGGGTACAGCAAACGAATTGGCGAAGTCAAGGAAACCTACAACACGGCGGTCCAAAAAGCAGCTTTGATGCATCGGGAGCGACGCAAATTCTTGCGAACGGCCTTAAAAGAGCTAGCCCTCATCATGACGGACCAACCAGGCCTGCTAGGACCTAAggccatatttattttcatcgGACTGTGCTTAGCGCGCGACGAGATCCTCTGGCTGTTAAGACACAACGATAATCCGCCGCTGCTCAAGAACAAAGGTTAGGTGCTACATTATTGCTTGTAACTGTTTTGACCACTACGTTTCTCGTTTACAGGAAAGAGTAATGAAGATCTGGTGGACCGGCAGCTGCCGGAACTTCTCTTTCACATGGAAGAACTCCGCGCTCTAGTGCGTAAATATAGCCAGGTAATGCAACGGTATTACGTGCAATACTTATCCGGATTTGATGCCACGGATCTAAACATTCGAATGCAAAGCTTACAAATGTGTCCGGAAGATGAAAGCATAATCTTCAGCTCGCTGTACAACACGGCCGCAGGTCTGACTGTGAAGCAGGTTGAGGACAACGAGCTGTTTTACTTCCGGCCATTTCGATTGGACTGGTTCCGCCTACAAACGTATATGAGTGTCGGTAAAGCTGCGCTAAGAATTGCAGAGCATGCAGAACTGGCTCGTCTTCTGGATTCAATGGTTTTCCACACTCGTGTGGTTGATAATTTAGACGAAATACTGGTGGAGACGTCGGATCTGAGCATATTCTGCTTCTATAACAAAATGTTTGATGACCAATTTCACATGTGCTTGGAGTTCCCCGCTCAGAACCGCTATATCATAGCCTTTCCCTTGATATGCAGTCACTTCCAAAACTGCACGCACGAAATGTGCCCGGAAGAGCGACATCACATCCGAGAAAGGTCGCTCAGCGTGGTCAATATTTTCCTGGAGGAAATGGCTAAGGAGGCTAAAAACATTATAACCACAATTTGCGACGAGCAGTGCACCATGGCAGACGCTCTACTGCCCAAGCACTGTGCTAAGATCCTTTCCGTACAGTCAGCCCGTAAGAAAAAGGACAAATCGAAGTCAAAGCATTTCGACGACATCCGAAAGCCTGGTGACGAGTCGTACCGAAAGACGCGAGAGGATCTGACGACGATGGACAAGCTCCACATGGCCTTGACGGAGCTCTGCTTTGCAATTAACTATTGCCCCACTGTCAACGTTTGGGAATTCGCATTCGCCCCACGCGAGTACCTATGCCAAAACCTCGAGCACCGGTTCTCCAGGGATCTTGTGGGCATGGTTATGTTTAACCAGGAGACAATGGAGATCGCCAAACCTTCAGAGCTGCTAGCCAGTGTTCGGGCCTACATGAATGTGCTGCAAACCGTGGAGAACTACGTGCACATAGACATAACACGAGTCTTTAACAACTGTCTTCTACAGCAAACGCAAGCATTGGACTCACACGGTGAAAAGACTATCGCCGCTTTGTACAACACCTGGTACAGTGAGGTTCTGCTAAGACGAGTATCCGCTGGCAACATAGTGTTCTCCATTAACCAAAAGGCGTTTGTACCGATCTCCCCCGAGGGGTGGGTTCCATTCAACCCGCAGGAATTCTCCGACCTTAACGAACTGCGAGCCCTAGCAGAACTTGTGGGACCCTACGGGATCAAAACATTGAATGAAACGCTTATGTGGCACATAGCCAACCAGGTGCAGGAGCTGAAGTCGCTGGTGGGCACCAACAAGGAGGTTCTTATCACACTGCGCACTAGCTTTGACAAACCGGAGGTGATGAAGGAGCAGTTCAAGCGGTTGCAGGACGTGGACCGTGTGCTGCAGCGCATGACGATCATAGGAGTGATAATTTGCTTCCGCAATCTGGTGCACGAGGCGCTTGTTGATGTTCTGGACAAGCGCATACCCTTCCTTCTGAGTTCTGTGAAGGATTTCCAGGAACATTTGCCCGGAGGAGACCAGA
This window of the Drosophila biarmipes strain raj3 chromosome 3L, RU_DBia_V1.1, whole genome shotgun sequence genome carries:
- the LOC108030816 gene encoding membrane-associated protein Hem, whose amino-acid sequence is MARPIFPNQQKIAEKLIILNDRGLGILTRIYNIKKACGDTKSKPGFLSEKSLESSIKFIVKRFPNIDVKGLNAIVNIKAEIIKSLSLYYHTFVDLLDFKDNVCELLTTMDACQIHLDITLNFELTKYYLDLVVTYVSLMIVLSRVEDRKAVLGLYNAAYELQNNQADTGFPRLGQMILDYEVPLKKLAEEFIPHQRLLTSALRSLTSIYALRNLPADKWREMQKLSLVGNPAILLKAVRTDTMSCEYISLEAMDRWIIFGLLLNHQMLGQYPEVNKIWLSALESSWVVALFRDEVLQIHQYIQATFDGIKGYSKRIGEVKETYNTAVQKAALMHRERRKFLRTALKELALIMTDQPGLLGPKAIFIFIGLCLARDEILWLLRHNDNPPLLKNKGKSNEDLVDRQLPELLFHMEELRALVRKYSQVMQRYYVQYLSGFDATDLNIRMQSLQMCPEDESIIFSSLYNTAAGLTVKQVEDNELFYFRPFRLDWFRLQTYMSVGKAALRIAEHAELARLLDSMVFHTRVVDNLDEILVETSDLSIFCFYNKMFDDQFHMCLEFPAQNRYIIAFPLICSHFQNCTHEMCPEERHHIRERSLSVVNIFLEEMAKEAKNIITTICDEQCTMADALLPKHCAKILSVQSARKKKDKSKSKHFDDIRKPGDESYRKTREDLTTMDKLHMALTELCFAINYCPTVNVWEFAFAPREYLCQNLEHRFSRDLVGMVMFNQETMEIAKPSELLASVRAYMNVLQTVENYVHIDITRVFNNCLLQQTQALDSHGEKTIAALYNTWYSEVLLRRVSAGNIVFSINQKAFVPISPEGWVPFNPQEFSDLNELRALAELVGPYGIKTLNETLMWHIANQVQELKSLVGTNKEVLITLRTSFDKPEVMKEQFKRLQDVDRVLQRMTIIGVIICFRNLVHEALVDVLDKRIPFLLSSVKDFQEHLPGGDQIRVASEMASAAGLLCKVDPTLATTLKSKKPEFDEGEHLTACLLMVFVAVSIPKLARNENSFYRATIDGHSNNTHCMAAAINNIFGALFTICGQSDMEDRMKEFLALASSSLLRLGQESDKEATRNRESIYLLLDEIVKQSPFLTMDLLESCFPYVLIRNAYHGVYKQEQILGLAL